The genomic segment AGCCTTTAGGCTTCCGCCTTCGTTCACCCATTTTGAGGAATTTCCCTTGATGCAGCGAAGGGCCTCGGAAACCGATAGCGTTGGCGGCAATGCTGCAAGAATATGAACATGGTCCTTTGTCCCGCCAATTTTAAGAGCTGTCCCTTTTTCCCCGCGAATAATGCCCCCAATATACGGGTATAATGTTTCACGCAATGTCGGAGTAACGGTGTTCTGCCGGTTTTTGGTGGAGAACAC from the bacterium genome contains:
- the tnpA gene encoding IS200/IS605 family transposase; amino-acid sequence: MGSTLTHLVYHIVFSTKNRQNTVTPTLRETLYPYIGGIIRGEKGTALKIGGTKDHVHILAALPPTLSVSEALRCIKGNSSKWVNEGGSLKAHFEWQRGYGAFTVSESMVETVSRYIENQEEHHRIKDFKEEYLVLLQTHGVKYDERYIWD